The Gimibacter soli genome includes a region encoding these proteins:
- a CDS encoding TlpA disulfide reductase family protein, with translation MRILLSVLFALVWLSGTAANAGAPLEVGEVPPDMVGYDQDGNELRLSNYKGQVVIVTFWATWCPPCLQELPILEGMQRQVPEGQLKVIAVNFKQRRQTYARAVKYMEDYQLTFSYDKGNKAVRAYGVKSLPHMFMITKEGRIGRIHLGYGEGMIPKLVDEVNELLRWKRIEMPQAE, from the coding sequence ATGCGCATTCTGTTATCGGTGCTTTTCGCGCTCGTCTGGCTTTCGGGCACAGCTGCCAATGCCGGGGCGCCGCTGGAAGTCGGTGAAGTGCCGCCGGATATGGTTGGCTACGATCAGGATGGCAATGAACTGCGGCTCAGCAATTACAAGGGGCAGGTGGTGATCGTCACCTTCTGGGCCACATGGTGCCCGCCCTGCCTGCAGGAGTTGCCCATTCTGGAGGGTATGCAGCGGCAAGTGCCTGAAGGACAGCTCAAGGTCATTGCCGTGAATTTCAAACAGCGCCGCCAAACCTATGCGCGGGCGGTGAAATATATGGAAGATTATCAGCTGACCTTTTCCTACGACAAAGGCAACAAGGCAGTCCGGGCCTACGGCGTCAAGTCGTTGCCGCATATGTTCATGATCACCAAGGAAGGCAGGATTGGCAGGATCCATCTTGGCTACGGGGAGGGGATGATTCCCAAACTTGTGGACGAAGTGAACGAGCTGCTCCGCTGGAAGCGCATCGAGATGCCGCAGGCTGAATGA
- a CDS encoding class I SAM-dependent methyltransferase has protein sequence MTKYWMRGAVLGAVVAAFAVPALADHHKAVEAALMAPDRPAADKERDGDRKPGEVLAFAGIKPGMTVIDVNSGGGYYTEILSHLVGAKGKVIAHNDQVYYPFVEKDLPGRGYGSRLANVTEVHGMAEPLEQPAESADAAIIVLAYHDYFFHTKNRPNDADIGAVLASIRSALKPGGSFIIIDHVAPAGSGHEAGDKLHRIDPMLVRAEVEAAGFTFDGETDVLRNSADNHTDSPFKEGLRGKTDRFVYKFVKK, from the coding sequence ATGACGAAATACTGGATGCGCGGTGCCGTGCTCGGCGCTGTGGTTGCAGCCTTTGCCGTGCCGGCACTGGCCGATCATCACAAGGCGGTGGAAGCAGCGCTGATGGCGCCGGACCGTCCGGCCGCCGACAAGGAACGCGACGGTGATCGCAAACCGGGCGAGGTGCTTGCCTTTGCCGGAATCAAGCCGGGGATGACCGTGATCGATGTGAACTCGGGCGGCGGCTATTATACCGAAATCCTGTCGCACCTTGTGGGGGCGAAGGGCAAGGTGATCGCCCATAACGATCAGGTCTATTATCCCTTTGTGGAAAAAGACCTGCCGGGGCGCGGCTATGGCAGCCGGCTCGCTAACGTGACCGAAGTGCACGGCATGGCCGAGCCGCTGGAGCAGCCGGCGGAAAGCGCCGACGCTGCCATCATCGTGCTCGCCTATCACGACTATTTCTTCCATACCAAAAACCGCCCGAACGATGCCGATATCGGCGCGGTGCTGGCCTCGATCCGTTCGGCGCTGAAACCGGGCGGCAGCTTCATCATCATCGATCACGTGGCGCCGGCGGGCTCGGGCCATGAAGCAGGTGACAAGCTGCACCGGATCGACCCGATGCTGGTGCGCGCCGAAGTGGAGGCCGCGGGCTTCACCTTTGACGGGGAAACCGACGTGCTGCGGAACTCGGCTGATAACCACACCGACAGCCCCTTCAAGGAAGGACTGCGCGGCAAGACGGACCGGTTCGTCTATAAGTTCGTGAAGAAGTGA
- a CDS encoding GNAT family N-acetyltransferase, which produces MTSMQWREMTADEVALVEAMADVIHEDHPEDPAVFAERQRLHPGGCLILELNGEPSGYALTHPWIYGAPPALDVMLEAIPANADCYHIHDVALLSTARGTGAASAGVQAIIDHARALGFQRMTLVAVNDTVPFWSRFGFTIDESPALAAKLATYAGHARHMSMAL; this is translated from the coding sequence ATGACCAGCATGCAATGGCGGGAAATGACGGCGGATGAAGTGGCCCTTGTAGAGGCGATGGCCGATGTGATCCATGAAGATCACCCCGAAGACCCCGCCGTGTTCGCGGAACGGCAGCGCCTGCATCCGGGCGGCTGCCTGATCCTCGAACTCAATGGCGAGCCCTCGGGCTATGCCCTCACCCATCCGTGGATCTACGGGGCACCACCGGCACTTGATGTGATGCTGGAAGCCATCCCGGCAAATGCCGACTGCTACCATATCCATGATGTGGCGCTTCTATCGACCGCGCGCGGCACGGGGGCGGCAAGTGCAGGTGTGCAGGCCATCATCGACCATGCCAGGGCGCTCGGCTTCCAGCGCATGACGCTTGTGGCCGTGAATGATACCGTACCCTTCTGGAGCCGCTTCGGCTTCACAATCGACGAAAGCCCGGCGCTCGCCGCCAAGCTCGCCACCTATGCCGGCCACGCCCGGCATATGTCGATGGCCCTATAA